A genomic window from Triticum urartu cultivar G1812 chromosome 7, Tu2.1, whole genome shotgun sequence includes:
- the LOC125521064 gene encoding peroxidase 2-like, with translation MAAVGAEKMYLLLACALLLLAVGCQASPLQIGFYHDRCPQTEAIVKGVMMDAISQNPGNGAAMIRMLFHDCFVEGCDASVLLDPTPFSPTPEKLSAPNNPSLRGFELIDAIKDALEAACPSVVSCADIIAFSARDASCILSGGKVDFEVPSGRRDGTFSNASEPVKFLVPPTSNLSDLVDSFVVKGLDAEDLVILSGAHTIGRSHCSAFVPDRLNVSSDIDGGFAAFLRGQCPADAAPGGNDPTVMQDVVTPNDLDRQYYNNVLSHTVLFTSDAALLTSEETARMVVDNANIPGWWEDRFEKAMVKMAGIEVKTGDQGQIRKNCRAIN, from the exons ATGGCGGCTGTTGGTGCTGAGAAGATGTATCTTCTGCTGGCGTGTGCTTTGCTGCTGCTTGCCGTGGGGTGCCAGGCCAGCCCTCTGCAGATCGGGTTCTACCACGACAGGTGCCCCCAGACGGAGGCCATCGTCAAGGGCGTTATGATGGACGCCATCTCCCAGAACCCCGGCAATGGCGCCGCCATGATCCGCATGCTCTTCCACGACTGCTTCGTCGAG GGTTGTGACGCTTCAGTCCTCCTGGACCCGACCCCGTTCAGCCCGACGCCGGAGAAGCTCAGCGCGCCCAACAATCCCTCCCTGCGCGGCTTCGAGCTGATCGATGCCATCAAGGACGCCCTCGAGGCGGCCTGCCCGAGCGTCGTCTCCTGCGCCGACATCATCGCTTTCTCGGCCCGCGACGCGTCCTGCATCCTCAGCGGGGGAAAGGTGGACTTCGAGGTGCCGTCCGGCCGCCGCGACGGCACCTTCTCCAACGCCTCCGAGCCGGTCAAGTTCCTCGTCCCACCCACGTCCAACCTCAGCGACCTCGTGGACAGCTTCGTCGTCAAGGGCCTCGATGCGGAGGACCTGGTCATCCTCTCCGGCGCACACACCATCGGTCGCTCCCACTGCTCCGCCTTCGTGCCCGACCGCCTCAACGTCTCCTCCGACATCGACGGCGGCTTCGCCGCGTTCCTGCGTGGACAGTGCCCCGCGGACGCCGCCCCGGGCGGCAACGACCCGACGGTGATGCAGGACGTGGTGACCCCGAACGACCTGGACAGGCAGTACTATAACAACGTGCTGTCGCACACGGTGCTCTTCACCTCCGACGCGGCGCTCCTGACGTCCGAGGAGACGGCGAGGATGGTGGTGGACAACGCCAACATCCCTGGGTGGTGGGAGGACAGGTTCGAGAAGGCCATGGTGAAGATGGCCGGCATCGAGGTGAAGACCGGCGACCAGGGACAGATCAGGAAGAATTGCCGCGCAATCAACTAG
- the LOC125524660 gene encoding phosphatidylinositol transfer protein 3-like has product MSDQLKKTARSQEATQQKASSSEEQQQEKINEVRGLLGSLTEEMPSFMSDATIRRFLRARNWSTEQATKGLKETVKWRRDYRPDAISWDDVAEMENEVRRTHVADYLDKNGRSVLVSNVPMKSKVSAKEQIKHLVYLLEYFATNSADEQDDFVVWLTDFRGWSISSTPLSITRESIHIIQNYYPGVIGVAIPFDPPRIFESFWKIAKNFVQADMKEKVKFVYANKPESLKTIADIFDLDTLESSFGGRSTRTAFDINKYAERMRRADKMRGASKDSNGHNHN; this is encoded by the exons atgagtgaccagctgaagaAGACGGCCAGGAGCCAAGAAGCAACGCAGCAGAAAGCGTCGTCTTCGGAAGAACAGCAGCAGGAAAAG ATAAATGAGGTGCGGGGTCTCCTTGGCAGTCTGACGGAGGAGATGCCGAGTTTTATGTCAGACGCCACCATCCGCCGTTTCCTCAGGGCGAGGAATTGGAGCACGGAGCAAGCAACCAAGGGTCTCAAGGAGACTGTCAAGTGGAGGCGTGACTACAGGCCGGATGCAATTTCCTGG GACGACGTTGCAGAAATGGAGAACGAGGTCAGGAGGACACATGTGGCCGACTACCTTGACAAGAATGGAAGAAGTGTCCTCGTATCAAACGTACCAATGAAG TCTAAAGTTTCAGCCAAGGAGCAGATAAAGCACCTGGTGTATCTCCTAGAGTATTTCGCCACCAACTCAGCGGATGAACAAGACGACTTCGTCGTTTGGCTGACCGACTTCCGGGGCTGGTCGATATCGAGCACGCCGCTGTCGATAACCCGCGAATCCATACACATAATCCAAAACTATTATCCGGGGGTGATAGGCGTGGCGATTCCTTTCGACCCTCCCAGGATTTTTGAATCTTTTTGGAAG ATAGCCAAGAACTTCGTGCAGGCAGACATGAAAGAGAAAGTGAAGTTTGTATATGCTAACAAGCCGGAGAGCCTCAAGACAATCGCTGACATCTTTGACTTGGATACGCTGGAGTCTTCATTTGGAGGAAGAAGCACCCGTACGGCCTTCGACATCAACAAGTATGCCGAGAGAATGAGAAGAGCCGACAAGATGAGAGGAG